In uncultured Desulfobacter sp., one DNA window encodes the following:
- a CDS encoding DUF2975 domain-containing protein, whose protein sequence is MEISHTTDANKNMDLIRKSSRRIIWTLYIWRGVIPLATCLIWLFINKLPWMTQEILPDFVQLPLPLPIRLAGLAVTMIPAGIMIYGITTLIQLFRLYQCGKIFQSENVGCLKRLSGTILVLGVTGIITNSLLSVVLTLHHPPGKHMITFSITDKDITLLILGYVLMTIARVMQEGCRLQKEQSLTV, encoded by the coding sequence ATGGAAATCAGTCACACAACCGACGCAAATAAGAACATGGATTTAATCCGGAAATCCAGCCGGAGAATCATATGGACCCTTTACATTTGGCGTGGGGTGATTCCCTTGGCCACTTGTTTGATCTGGCTGTTCATAAACAAGCTGCCTTGGATGACTCAGGAGATTTTACCCGATTTTGTCCAGCTTCCTTTGCCGCTGCCCATTCGGCTGGCCGGACTGGCCGTCACTATGATCCCGGCCGGCATAATGATTTACGGCATTACAACGCTGATTCAACTATTCCGGCTGTATCAGTGCGGCAAAATTTTTCAATCTGAAAACGTGGGCTGCCTCAAACGCCTGTCCGGAACGATTCTTGTCCTTGGCGTGACAGGTATCATCACCAATAGCCTTTTAAGTGTTGTCTTAACCCTTCATCATCCCCCAGGAAAACATATGATTACCTTTAGCATAACCGATAAGGATATCACGTTGCTGATCCTGGGATATGTTCTGATGACCATCGCCAGGGTGATGCAGGAGGGGTGCCGGTTACAGAAAGAACAAAGTCTTACGGTATAG
- a CDS encoding LysR family transcriptional regulator, which produces MMDTRNIPTMNLTPDILRTFVAAAQSGNFTRAAKKVHLTQSAVSMQISRLESDIGKPLFNRITRGVELTTHGERLLRYARRLLQIHDKAVASLTGPNLNGQIRLGVPEELSYRYLPGILRSFSARYPLISVDIYCDFSNRLKEMVEEGKLDLCLSNDETSSRIGHFLRNEPVVWIAPRDAAPEMESPLPLALFHQGCMYRKWGMQALTQKDISFRIAYSSPSFTGILAAVRSGVAVAPVGKSSVTQEFRILETLPALPYVCITLYSGNGPEDKVKSCLFQHIAGSFDVPTEPNM; this is translated from the coding sequence ATGATGGATACCCGCAACATACCAACCATGAATCTGACACCGGACATACTCAGAACGTTTGTGGCTGCGGCCCAGAGCGGCAACTTTACCCGTGCAGCCAAAAAGGTCCATTTAACCCAGTCTGCCGTGAGTATGCAGATCAGCCGCCTGGAATCCGACATCGGAAAACCGCTTTTTAACAGAATCACACGGGGGGTGGAACTGACAACCCATGGAGAGCGTTTGCTTCGATATGCCCGCCGCCTGCTCCAGATCCATGATAAAGCGGTTGCCTCTTTAACCGGGCCGAACCTGAATGGGCAGATTCGTCTCGGTGTGCCTGAAGAGCTATCCTACCGGTATCTGCCTGGCATTCTGCGAAGCTTTTCCGCCCGGTATCCCTTGATTTCTGTGGATATTTACTGTGATTTTTCAAACCGCTTAAAGGAGATGGTAGAAGAGGGGAAACTGGATCTATGCCTTTCCAATGATGAAACCAGCAGCAGGATAGGACATTTTCTTCGAAATGAACCCGTGGTCTGGATTGCCCCAAGGGATGCCGCACCGGAAATGGAGTCGCCCCTTCCCCTGGCTTTGTTCCACCAGGGATGTATGTATCGTAAATGGGGTATGCAGGCGTTGACCCAAAAAGATATTTCCTTCCGGATCGCATATTCCAGTCCTAGCTTCACAGGAATTCTGGCAGCGGTTCGTTCCGGGGTGGCTGTGGCGCCTGTGGGCAAAAGCAGTGTTACCCAAGAATTTCGCATCCTTGAAACCCTGCCGGCATTGCCGTATGTCTGTATCACGCTTTATTCCGGCAACGGCCCGGAGGATAAGGTGAAATCCTGTCTGTTTCAGCACATTGCCGGATCCTTTGACGTGCCTACGGAACCCAATATGTGA
- a CDS encoding carboxymuconolactone decarboxylase family protein — protein MAIIKTEGDMLENQTELKNRIHEQADAFRRLNPEFSRAEGALTQCVYKNGVLSAKTKRLIAMTTAIVQGCRACILYQTEAALNLGAGVDEILECIGVAVSLGGTLAEGQATRVIEFLEEKKQI, from the coding sequence ATGGCCATTATTAAAACGGAGGGTGATATGCTTGAAAATCAAACTGAACTGAAAAACCGGATACATGAACAGGCAGATGCTTTTAGACGATTGAACCCGGAATTTAGCCGCGCGGAAGGCGCGCTGACGCAATGCGTTTACAAAAACGGTGTGTTAAGTGCAAAAACCAAACGACTGATAGCCATGACCACAGCCATTGTCCAGGGCTGCAGGGCCTGTATCCTGTATCAGACGGAAGCGGCGCTAAATCTTGGTGCCGGTGTTGATGAAATTCTTGAATGCATCGGGGTGGCGGTCAGTCTTGGCGGTACCCTGGCCGAGGGACAGGCCACAAGAGTTATTGAATTTTTAGAAGAAAAGAAACAAATTTGA
- a CDS encoding PDZ domain-containing protein, producing MERLAISSNHFDKKMTIGKAFLDNFIFSIDYRNNKLYLTPKSEKPLELPIFSYGFGIDKDSSGAPRVSGVWEDSPADKVGLKPGNEIISINGKNAKDLPILQLLEILNTRQDIKVKFSNLAGKVKLETIRVEDLAKRVIR from the coding sequence GTGGAACGTCTGGCAATCAGTAGTAATCATTTCGATAAAAAAATGACGATAGGTAAAGCTTTTCTCGATAATTTTATTTTTTCAATTGATTACCGGAACAATAAACTTTACCTAACGCCAAAATCAGAAAAGCCCCTTGAACTCCCGATTTTTTCTTATGGGTTTGGAATTGATAAAGATAGTTCCGGCGCCCCTCGAGTAAGCGGAGTTTGGGAGGATTCCCCTGCTGACAAAGTTGGTCTTAAACCCGGTAATGAAATCATCTCCATCAACGGTAAAAATGCGAAAGATCTGCCTATACTGCAACTTTTAGAAATCTTAAATACCAGACAAGATATTAAGGTAAAGTTTAGTAACCTGGCCGGTAAAGTAAAATTGGAAACTATTCGTGTTGAAGATTTAGCAAAGCGTGTAATCCGTTAA
- a CDS encoding IS66 family transposase produces MNKTSVREEVDRVKQEFEQLSLAGKVTPEVKVLMNSMLLVVELILSVFLEKQTRKNSKNSSLPSSQTDRDETAKPTSTGKGKGKKVSGEISNTRVNETVTIAKAETCDVCGTPLDQTPCQGLERRTKIDIVFEKVVEHIDAEIKECPNCKATAKGHFPEDMPGSLQYGNGLKAFAIHLIISQMVALNRVQKQISAMIGTVISEATLLKFVWRLYQSLEEWETKSIESILHAPSIHVDETSFRVEGKNHWIHVYSSGGITLKLLHRKRGKEAIVDLNIIPRYGGVIIHDCWASYLSYDHCGHGLCGSHLLRELTFIVDSNQYKWAINMKKLLQETCHIVSKREDKCLTDKEYANLQKRYRNILTRGDKELPEIPPKPKGKRGKIAKSDAHNLWERLKKYETAVLLFARESYVPFTNNRAERDLRMAKVKQKISGCFRRRHYAHAYCRISSYLQTMASQGINPLVAIQMALTGKLTDMGE; encoded by the coding sequence ATGAACAAAACCAGTGTTCGAGAAGAAGTCGATCGTGTGAAGCAAGAGTTTGAGCAACTGAGCTTGGCAGGCAAGGTAACTCCTGAGGTAAAGGTGTTAATGAATAGCATGCTTCTCGTTGTGGAATTGATCCTGTCTGTTTTTCTCGAAAAGCAAACTCGCAAAAACAGCAAAAATTCAAGTTTGCCTTCTTCTCAAACGGACAGAGATGAAACTGCCAAACCGACTTCTACCGGCAAGGGAAAGGGCAAAAAAGTCAGTGGTGAAATCAGTAACACCCGTGTTAACGAAACTGTCACCATTGCCAAAGCTGAAACCTGTGATGTCTGCGGCACACCTTTGGATCAAACTCCTTGCCAGGGGCTCGAACGGCGGACAAAGATAGACATCGTTTTTGAAAAAGTTGTAGAGCACATTGATGCCGAGATAAAGGAATGTCCCAACTGCAAGGCGACGGCAAAAGGGCATTTTCCCGAAGACATGCCCGGAAGTTTACAGTACGGCAATGGACTCAAAGCTTTTGCCATTCATTTGATAATCAGTCAAATGGTTGCTCTCAATCGGGTTCAGAAACAGATATCTGCCATGATCGGCACTGTTATCTCCGAGGCAACTTTGCTCAAGTTTGTATGGAGGCTTTATCAATCTCTTGAGGAATGGGAGACAAAATCCATTGAAAGTATCCTTCATGCCCCTTCCATTCATGTGGATGAGACATCATTCCGGGTGGAAGGTAAAAATCATTGGATTCATGTATATTCTTCAGGAGGAATCACGCTAAAATTACTTCATCGAAAGCGGGGCAAGGAGGCGATTGTTGATTTGAATATCATTCCCCGCTATGGTGGGGTGATCATCCATGATTGCTGGGCATCATATTTATCATATGATCATTGTGGACATGGACTTTGTGGTTCGCACTTATTACGGGAACTGACCTTTATTGTTGATTCCAATCAATACAAGTGGGCCATTAATATGAAAAAGTTATTGCAGGAGACTTGTCATATTGTGTCCAAGCGAGAGGATAAATGCCTTACCGATAAAGAATATGCAAATTTGCAGAAACGCTACCGCAACATTCTTACACGTGGGGATAAAGAATTACCGGAGATTCCGCCAAAGCCAAAAGGTAAGCGTGGAAAGATAGCCAAATCAGATGCTCATAATCTTTGGGAAAGGCTGAAAAAATATGAAACAGCGGTATTGTTGTTTGCCAGAGAATCGTATGTCCCCTTTACCAACAATCGGGCGGAGCGTGATCTCCGCATGGCAAAGGTGAAACAGAAAATATCAGGATGTTTTAGGCGCCGGCATTATGCTCATGCCTATTGTCGAATTTCAAGCTATCTGCAAACAATGGCAAGCCAGGGTATCAACCCGCTTGTGGCTATTCAGATGGCTTTGACAGGTAAACTTACAGATATGGGTGAGTAG
- a CDS encoding retropepsin-like aspartic protease: protein MKNIKILLSILLLIIAPQFFMGCSAVKAVSMMKGSKALQEPNISFKKDVPVSMKGHMLIVDVYINDIAKPFKFVVDTGAITVLTERTAQSSRFTDQTKIKFKGLAGNVKDAKMISLPKLGIKGLEVSNLAAVVMNLDKFDSQIDGILGSNYFQYFNITIDYRKPSLLISNTAPAALPEDTATIPFEKDMKFGFAPIAECKVDGVSFPCMIDTGSPDTFSIPSSKCSMLPGFKKNQFIQSNGSLLHGALGRSNDNQFVTTHPYL, encoded by the coding sequence ATGAAAAATATTAAAATACTTCTCTCCATCCTATTACTCATTATTGCACCTCAATTTTTCATGGGTTGCAGTGCCGTGAAAGCTGTCTCGATGATGAAAGGTTCAAAGGCGCTTCAGGAGCCCAATATTTCATTTAAAAAAGATGTGCCTGTCTCAATGAAGGGTCATATGCTGATCGTTGATGTATATATCAATGATATTGCCAAACCGTTTAAGTTTGTTGTTGATACAGGCGCTATTACCGTTTTAACGGAAAGAACTGCTCAAAGCTCCCGGTTTACAGATCAGACTAAAATCAAATTTAAAGGCCTCGCCGGCAACGTCAAAGATGCAAAGATGATCTCTCTTCCAAAATTGGGGATTAAGGGCCTTGAGGTAAGCAATTTGGCCGCAGTTGTAATGAATCTTGATAAATTTGACAGTCAAATAGATGGTATCTTGGGTTCCAATTATTTTCAGTATTTCAATATCACGATTGATTACCGGAAACCTTCTTTATTGATTTCCAATACAGCACCCGCAGCGCTGCCGGAAGATACCGCCACGATCCCATTTGAAAAAGATATGAAGTTTGGGTTTGCCCCCATTGCTGAGTGTAAAGTTGACGGTGTTTCTTTTCCTTGTATGATTGATACCGGCTCTCCTGACACATTCTCAATACCATCTTCAAAGTGTTCAATGTTGCCCGGGTTTAAAAAGAATCAATTCATTCAATCCAACGGAAGTCTTCTGCATGGTGCTCTGGGCCGAAGTAATGATAATCAATTCGTAACTACTCACCCATATCTGTAA
- a CDS encoding IS701 family transposase, giving the protein MMLPNIRQNDYLYPIPKFDLNAQDIEKFNHELSCFHSEFHDYFKRSESREHFLNYMSGQFSELERKSIEPIALNVKGGNVRAMQRFVSDAPWEDDKIMVKYRNLVASDLQSPDGALIFDESGFAKKGNESIGVSKQYCGNLGKVDNCQVGVFAAYASEAGYSLVDKRLFIPEKWFGDDFESRRKKCKLPAETIFKTKPQLAVEMLKNLADEGTLPFKYILADSLYGVSPEFIEAANKLVGTTYFVSVPGKTLCWLKSPVTIEKKYKYKGEQHTKTVLFDTEKKPISLSALAKNTNSYFWYRRKVSEGTKGPIVYEFTRRRVTLSGEGLPQREVWVVIRRSIGKNPEYSYYISNASSSVRLPLFVWLSGMRWAIEQCFEETKSELGMDQYEVRKFPGWHHHIITCMLGHFFLWHLKIRLGKKSSIYYAGPAEILVSSPFTDKGE; this is encoded by the coding sequence ATGATGTTGCCCAATATTCGCCAAAACGACTATTTGTACCCGATTCCAAAATTTGACCTTAACGCCCAAGATATTGAAAAGTTCAATCATGAGCTTAGCTGCTTCCATTCTGAGTTTCACGACTATTTCAAAAGAAGCGAATCAAGAGAGCATTTTTTGAATTACATGAGTGGACAATTCAGCGAGCTTGAAAGAAAATCCATTGAGCCAATTGCTCTGAATGTCAAAGGCGGCAATGTACGAGCTATGCAGCGGTTTGTGAGCGATGCGCCATGGGAGGATGATAAAATAATGGTTAAATATCGTAATCTTGTTGCATCTGATCTCCAAAGTCCAGATGGCGCTCTGATCTTTGATGAATCCGGATTTGCAAAAAAAGGAAACGAATCTATAGGCGTTTCAAAACAATATTGCGGTAATCTTGGTAAGGTTGATAACTGCCAAGTTGGGGTGTTTGCCGCTTACGCCTCTGAAGCAGGATATTCCTTGGTTGATAAACGCCTTTTCATTCCGGAAAAATGGTTTGGCGATGACTTTGAATCTCGTAGAAAAAAATGTAAGCTACCTGCGGAAACTATATTTAAGACTAAGCCTCAATTAGCAGTGGAAATGTTAAAAAACTTAGCCGATGAAGGTACTCTTCCGTTCAAATACATTTTGGCAGATTCTCTTTACGGCGTCAGTCCAGAATTCATAGAAGCTGCAAACAAATTGGTTGGCACTACCTATTTTGTATCAGTCCCCGGCAAGACACTATGCTGGCTGAAATCCCCTGTTACTATAGAAAAAAAATATAAATATAAAGGCGAACAACACACAAAAACCGTTCTTTTTGACACTGAAAAAAAGCCCATATCTTTGTCTGCTCTTGCTAAAAATACGAATTCCTATTTCTGGTACCGACGAAAAGTATCTGAGGGGACCAAAGGACCAATTGTTTATGAATTCACTCGCCGGCGAGTGACACTTTCAGGCGAAGGGCTCCCCCAACGAGAAGTATGGGTGGTCATACGCAGGTCCATCGGTAAAAATCCTGAATACAGCTACTATATCAGCAATGCTTCAAGCAGCGTCCGGCTGCCGCTATTTGTTTGGCTGAGTGGTATGCGCTGGGCAATCGAGCAATGTTTTGAGGAAACAAAATCAGAACTGGGCATGGATCAATATGAGGTTAGAAAATTTCCAGGCTGGCATCACCATATAATAACATGCATGCTTGGACATTTTTTCCTCTGGCACCTGAAAATCAGGCTGGGGAAAAAAAGCTCCATCTATTACGCTGGCCCTGCTGAGATTCTTGTTTCAAGCCCTTTTACCGATAAGGGAGAATGA
- a CDS encoding helix-turn-helix transcriptional regulator, with product MTIRINLDVMMARRKINSNTLAEKIGITAQNLSILKTGKAKAVRFSTLDAICRHLDCQPGDILEYSEDS from the coding sequence TTGACTATTCGTATAAATTTGGATGTTATGATGGCCCGGCGTAAAATCAACTCCAATACCCTGGCCGAGAAGATAGGCATTACAGCGCAAAATCTGTCTATTCTGAAAACAGGTAAAGCCAAAGCCGTCAGATTCTCTACCCTTGACGCAATATGCCGTCATTTGGACTGTCAGCCGGGTGACATTCTGGAATATTCTGAAGATTCGTAA
- a CDS encoding DUF2975 domain-containing protein, with translation MEISHTTDANKNMDLIRKSSRRIIWTLHIWRGVIPLATCLIWLFLNKLPWITQEILPDFVQLPLPLPIRLAGLAVTMIPAGITIYGITTLIQLFRLYQCGKIFQSENVACLKRLSGMILVLGVTGIITNSLLSVVLTLHHPPGKHMITFGVTDKDITLFILGYVLMTIARVMQEGCRLQQEQSLTV, from the coding sequence ATGGAAATCAGTCACACTACCGACGCAAATAAGAATATGGACTTAATCCGGAAATCCAGCCGGAGAATTATATGGACTCTTCATATCTGGCGTGGGGTGATTCCCCTGGCCACTTGTTTGATTTGGCTGTTCCTAAACAAGCTGCCCTGGATAACTCAGGAGATCTTGCCGGATTTTGTCCAGCTTCCATTGCCGCTTCCCATTCGGCTGGCCGGTCTGGCCGTCACCATGATCCCGGCCGGCATAACGATTTACGGCATTACAACGCTGATTCAACTATTCCGGCTGTATCAGTGCGGAAAAATTTTTCAATCTGAAAACGTCGCCTGCCTCAAGCGTCTGTCCGGAATGATTCTTGTCCTTGGCGTTACAGGTATCATCACCAATAGTCTCTTAAGCGTCGTCTTAACCCTTCATCATCCCCCGGGGAAGCATATGATTACCTTTGGCGTAACCGATAAGGATATCACGTTGTTTATCCTGGGATATGTTCTGATGACCATCGCCAGGGTGATGCAGGAGGGGTGCCGGTTACAGCAAGAACAAAGTCTTACGGTATAG
- a CDS encoding transposase — MWETDTKSTTRNHRTICVPFSQDAYNDIVQNPDKFRNCLDEKIKLFPELFPADIFQEGYLMKDIYHSKKMSIPIRRIEMAGIAYTVRPSFVTPYLTGLVDEVEKALFMRKFNVPFWALSHIFGKNPMYWYRIEQSLGRNSIVGTTVRQSGDIPQHLAADEKHTRILGEKTYVATTVGNGCILGVSVAQNAGKQALTEAYQFYRDEAQCLQPEYSPETVNMDGWKATRQAWKSLFPSVAIVCCFLHVFIKIRDRAKKKHRDIFDETASKLWDCYRAESKISFSQRIRRLIEWCKKQDTPNVISDPIKKLRENIVSYRNAYDHPKAHRTSNMIDRLMQRMDRHLFSTQYFHGSMDAAQLSIRGWALIHNFAPYNPETVKRHNGFKSPAERLNHFKYHDNWLHNLYISASFGGYRSPPQNPI, encoded by the coding sequence ATGTGGGAAACAGATACAAAATCCACAACCCGAAACCATAGAACCATATGTGTGCCCTTTTCTCAAGATGCTTATAACGACATTGTTCAAAATCCTGATAAATTTCGGAACTGTCTCGATGAAAAAATTAAGCTTTTCCCGGAACTATTTCCAGCTGATATTTTCCAAGAAGGATATCTAATGAAAGATATCTATCACTCAAAAAAAATGTCGATTCCTATTAGGCGAATCGAGATGGCCGGCATTGCTTATACAGTGCGCCCTTCCTTTGTGACGCCCTATCTTACTGGTTTGGTTGACGAGGTTGAAAAAGCCCTTTTCATGCGAAAATTCAATGTGCCCTTCTGGGCACTGAGCCACATTTTCGGTAAAAATCCAATGTATTGGTACCGGATTGAACAGTCACTTGGTCGCAATAGTATTGTTGGAACAACCGTCCGGCAATCAGGCGACATTCCCCAACATCTTGCGGCGGATGAGAAGCACACCCGGATTCTGGGAGAAAAAACGTATGTGGCAACAACTGTTGGAAATGGCTGTATTCTTGGAGTTTCTGTTGCTCAAAATGCTGGAAAGCAAGCCTTGACCGAAGCATATCAATTTTATCGGGATGAGGCCCAATGCCTACAGCCTGAATATTCGCCGGAGACTGTCAATATGGATGGATGGAAAGCTACCCGGCAGGCATGGAAAAGCCTTTTTCCATCGGTAGCCATCGTTTGTTGTTTTCTGCATGTATTCATAAAAATTCGTGATCGGGCGAAGAAAAAACACAGAGACATTTTTGATGAAACAGCATCAAAGCTATGGGATTGTTATCGGGCTGAAAGCAAAATATCATTTTCACAGCGAATCAGAAGGTTGATCGAATGGTGCAAAAAGCAAGATACCCCGAATGTTATATCAGACCCCATAAAAAAATTACGGGAAAATATTGTTTCATACAGAAATGCCTATGACCATCCCAAGGCACACAGAACGAGTAATATGATTGACAGATTGATGCAAAGAATGGATCGTCACCTGTTCAGCACTCAGTATTTTCATGGATCAATGGATGCAGCGCAACTGAGTATTCGAGGATGGGCACTTATTCATAATTTTGCTCCTTACAACCCAGAGACAGTCAAAAGGCATAACGGCTTCAAAAGCCCAGCTGAAAGGCTGAATCATTTTAAATATCACGACAACTGGTTGCACAACCTTTACATTTCGGCTTCTTTTGGGGGGTATCGAAGCCCTCCCCAAAATCCGATATAA
- a CDS encoding GNAT family N-acetyltransferase translates to MFFRYLDNDIKLGLTIPQYADELFELTDKNRDFLKQWLPWLDSITTPLDTKKFIDAQLLNFQQGKALHMTLFCKDRIAGVLGYNQIDTVNGIGQLGYWLAREYNGRGMMRKSVGEAVKIGFTYYAFNRIEIRCAVDNYKSRAIPESLGFQKEGIIRNAEKVYDKNLDHVVYGLLKEEQCDETKHL, encoded by the coding sequence ATGTTTTTCAGATATCTTGATAATGACATCAAACTTGGTTTGACCATACCCCAGTATGCCGATGAACTGTTTGAACTGACGGACAAAAACAGGGACTTTCTGAAACAATGGCTGCCATGGCTTGATTCAATTACAACGCCCCTGGATACCAAAAAATTCATAGACGCCCAGTTGTTAAATTTTCAGCAGGGCAAGGCATTGCACATGACACTCTTCTGCAAAGACAGGATTGCCGGTGTATTGGGTTATAATCAGATCGACACGGTTAACGGTATCGGTCAACTCGGATATTGGCTGGCCCGGGAATATAACGGCCGGGGGATGATGCGCAAAAGTGTCGGGGAGGCCGTTAAAATCGGATTTACATACTATGCCTTTAATCGCATCGAAATCCGCTGTGCGGTAGACAATTATAAAAGCCGCGCCATTCCGGAAAGCCTTGGCTTTCAAAAAGAGGGAATTATCCGCAATGCTGAAAAAGTATATGATAAGAACCTGGATCATGTGGTTTACGGATTACTGAAAGAGGAACAGTGCGATGAAACAAAACATTTATGA
- a CDS encoding class I SAM-dependent methyltransferase, translating to MSSVKKHYGQLLSDIYSWMSGGFETGIRRNTEFFNKHGLSPKGSGVAVDLGAGCGFQSIPLAKAGYSVTAIDLDPKLIHELKEQSKDLGITTVQGDLLDFDQTINSGAELIVCMTDTILHLESKKKVTSLFSKIFSALEPGGKFILTFRDLTYELADTDRFLPVKNDENIILTCFLEYEPDTVKVHDLVYKKIDGEWTFYKSFYRKLRLSQKWIIEQLSQSGFKKTEESVENGCITIICSK from the coding sequence ATGTCAAGTGTTAAGAAACATTACGGGCAATTGCTTTCAGATATTTATTCATGGATGTCCGGCGGATTTGAAACGGGTATCCGGCGCAACACCGAATTTTTCAATAAACACGGGCTGTCCCCGAAAGGTTCCGGTGTGGCTGTTGACCTTGGTGCCGGATGCGGATTCCAGTCTATTCCCCTGGCAAAGGCAGGTTATTCGGTTACGGCAATTGACCTGGACCCAAAGCTGATACATGAACTGAAAGAGCAATCAAAAGATCTCGGGATTACCACGGTGCAAGGTGATTTGCTTGATTTTGACCAAACAATTAACAGCGGTGCTGAATTAATTGTCTGCATGACAGATACAATACTTCATCTGGAATCAAAGAAAAAAGTGACCTCGCTGTTCAGTAAGATTTTCTCCGCATTGGAGCCCGGTGGGAAATTTATACTGACATTCCGGGATCTGACTTATGAATTAGCCGATACGGATAGGTTTTTGCCGGTTAAAAATGATGAAAACATAATTTTAACCTGCTTCCTTGAATATGAGCCTGACACTGTAAAGGTGCATGACCTTGTCTATAAAAAAATAGACGGCGAATGGACTTTCTATAAAAGCTTTTACCGGAAACTGCGCCTGTCTCAAAAATGGATCATTGAACAACTATCGCAAAGCGGGTTCAAAAAAACAGAGGAATCTGTTGAAAACGGGTGCATCACCATTATCTGCTCAAAGTGA
- a CDS encoding ABC transporter permease, with amino-acid sequence MQTLRRLTALILKELLTIMKDPKSRFVVIGPPIIQFFVFSYGATFDLENIRYAVFDESRSVLSRVFLADVEGSGRFRLTGYLEDDGQVKETIDNKKARLVIHIGSQFEENLRSGRPVDIQVIADGTSPNVAMIAIGYLGTIVENFNKTLLEQGLVQVNGPGLALVERAWFNENLSSRWFMVSALGGVICTVVVMILTSLSVAREREFGTFDQLLVAPFSPVEILVGKSIPGILFGMLDALIFAGGAVLWFHIPFRGTVSALIVSLLCFIITIVGVGLLVSSLSTTMQQGLLGAFLFLMPAITLSGLATPVENMPMWLQQADMLNPVRHIITALRRIFLEGADLAIIWPQIWPLLIMAGVTLPLAAYLFRRRSV; translated from the coding sequence ATGCAGACTTTAAGACGCCTTACCGCCCTGATATTAAAGGAACTTCTCACCATCATGAAGGACCCTAAAAGCCGATTTGTGGTAATTGGGCCGCCCATTATCCAATTTTTTGTCTTCAGCTATGGCGCTACCTTTGACCTGGAAAATATCCGGTATGCAGTCTTTGACGAAAGCAGATCTGTCCTCTCGAGGGTTTTTCTGGCAGATGTTGAAGGTTCCGGACGATTCAGGCTAACAGGATATCTTGAAGATGACGGACAGGTGAAAGAGACCATTGATAATAAAAAAGCCCGGTTGGTGATCCATATCGGATCGCAGTTTGAGGAAAATCTGAGGTCCGGTCGTCCTGTTGATATTCAGGTTATTGCCGACGGAACAAGTCCCAATGTGGCCATGATTGCCATTGGATATCTGGGCACCATAGTGGAAAATTTTAATAAAACCCTTTTAGAACAAGGTCTCGTCCAGGTGAACGGGCCCGGCCTGGCCCTGGTGGAACGGGCATGGTTCAACGAAAATCTGAGCAGCCGGTGGTTCATGGTCTCAGCCCTTGGCGGGGTGATCTGCACCGTGGTGGTGATGATTCTCACCAGCCTTTCCGTTGCCCGGGAGCGGGAATTCGGCACCTTTGACCAGCTTTTGGTGGCTCCGTTCAGTCCCGTGGAGATCCTGGTGGGCAAATCCATACCCGGCATTCTCTTTGGTATGCTGGACGCCCTTATTTTTGCCGGCGGGGCGGTACTCTGGTTTCACATTCCCTTCCGGGGGACGGTCAGCGCCCTGATAGTTTCCCTGTTGTGCTTTATTATTACGATTGTGGGTGTCGGGCTGCTGGTGTCGTCCCTGTCCACCACCATGCAGCAGGGACTGTTGGGCGCGTTTTTGTTTTTGATGCCCGCAATCACCTTATCAGGGCTTGCCACCCCCGTTGAAAACATGCCCATGTGGCTTCAGCAGGCAGACATGCTCAATCCGGTACGCCACATCATCACAGCCCTTCGCAGGATCTTTCTTGAGGGGGCCGATCTTGCCATTATCTGGCCCCAGATCTGGCCGCTGCTGATCATGGCGGGAGTTACCCTTCCCCTAGCAGCCTACCTGTTCAGGCGTCGGTCGGTGTAA